The Halomonas sp. 7T genome contains a region encoding:
- a CDS encoding translation initiation factor Sui1, with protein sequence MASLRDQLGGLVYSTEHGKTCPECRAPIDDCRCEDTNEQERLARLDGIVRIRRETSGRKGKGVTTISGVPLPEAELKTLAKTLKQRCGTGGAVKDGIIEIQGDHRETLQQALTSLGYQVKLAGG encoded by the coding sequence ATGGCTTCTTTACGTGACCAGCTTGGAGGACTTGTCTACTCAACCGAGCATGGAAAAACGTGCCCCGAGTGCCGAGCCCCGATTGACGACTGTCGATGTGAAGACACCAACGAGCAAGAGCGGCTTGCCAGACTAGATGGTATTGTCCGCATCCGGCGTGAAACAAGCGGCCGTAAAGGAAAGGGGGTCACTACCATTAGCGGCGTGCCTTTGCCCGAAGCGGAACTTAAGACGCTAGCCAAAACGCTCAAGCAGCGTTGTGGCACAGGTGGTGCTGTTAAAGATGGCATTATTGAAATTCAGGGCGATCACCGCGAAACGCTGCAGCAAGCACTAACGTCACTCGGCTACCAAGTAAAGCTAGCGGGTGGCTAA
- a CDS encoding nuclease-related domain-containing protein encodes MVWLEYLLPLIFLFPMAAMGGIVLVLRSLHDARVHSPFDAPLREPGQALRHRLDKAFSSLFLNGALGPIISLAPLVYGMGRMLFVEQQDWVEWALYGLLSTLLVLAFSLLLIRDYQRIRRLKLGLACELAVGQELERLVRPEAHPYYVFHDVPTDSFTIDHVVVTPHGIFVVETRARALAIGTDGKEINSVAVERERLRFPHWQERRPLHKTRQGVSWLTQWLERRCGVPVPVKGVLVLPGWQIDTSEASPDILVVSGEHLARQLTELTPGQMSDAIHDRVIHILLERARLMELKHLREPSV; translated from the coding sequence ATGGTTTGGCTGGAATACCTGCTACCGCTTATTTTTCTGTTCCCCATGGCAGCCATGGGCGGCATTGTATTGGTACTACGTAGCCTACACGATGCCCGCGTCCACTCTCCGTTTGACGCGCCGCTTCGCGAGCCTGGCCAAGCACTAAGGCACCGTCTGGACAAAGCTTTCTCAAGCCTATTTCTAAACGGTGCGTTGGGCCCTATTATAAGCCTTGCGCCGCTGGTTTATGGCATGGGTAGGATGCTATTTGTTGAGCAGCAGGACTGGGTGGAGTGGGCACTTTATGGCTTACTTAGCACTCTATTGGTACTAGCGTTTTCCCTATTATTAATCCGTGATTATCAGCGTATTCGTCGGCTTAAGCTCGGCCTAGCCTGTGAGTTAGCCGTTGGTCAAGAACTGGAGCGCTTAGTACGACCAGAAGCGCACCCTTACTATGTCTTTCACGACGTCCCTACTGATAGCTTTACCATTGACCACGTAGTCGTGACCCCCCATGGTATTTTTGTAGTCGAAACCCGGGCACGGGCGCTGGCAATCGGAACCGATGGCAAAGAGATAAACAGTGTCGCGGTCGAACGCGAACGGCTGCGCTTCCCGCATTGGCAGGAGCGACGCCCCTTACATAAAACCCGCCAAGGGGTCAGCTGGTTAACCCAGTGGCTGGAACGACGCTGTGGTGTGCCCGTGCCCGTCAAAGGGGTACTTGTCTTACCCGGCTGGCAAATCGATACCAGCGAAGCATCGCCGGATATTTTAGTGGTAAGCGGTGAGCACCTTGCGCGCCAGTTGACCGAGTTAACACCTGGACAAATGAGCGATGCCATCCACGATCGGGTCATCCATATCCTGCTTGAAAGAGCACGCTTGATGGAGCTTAAGCATCTCCGTGAACCGTCGGTATAA
- a CDS encoding deoxyguanosinetriphosphate triphosphohydrolase: MTQMQWDQLLSPRRLHDKRTDSTREIGRSPFHKDHDRIVFSGSFRRLGRKTQVHPLTENDHIHTRLTHSLEVGCVGRSLGMIVGELLRDRLPDWITPADLGVIVQTACLGHDIGNPPFGHAGEYAIRDWFRRAQGSGLLEGLSEAEREDLLTYEGNAQGFRVITQIEYNQFNGGMRLSAATLGTLLKYPWTVRYSGRAGKFGAYQSEQALLKEVAEAVGLLPQGEQRWCRHPLAWLVEAADDICYALLDLEDGLEMGILRYEEVVEILRQIAGEFPPEYVEMQRKNVSQRRRIALLRGAAMERAVNDVGAVFVQHEQALLSGTLSEDLLELCHPDLGWGVQAAKQLARERIFQNERKAKLEIGAYTTLGILLEAFIGAAHELHHTGQSSFKHQRVLALIGENTPLPSWTLYNSYRRMLDFIGGMTDHYAVDLAQEMGGRLRGD; encoded by the coding sequence ATGACACAAATGCAATGGGATCAATTACTTTCCCCTCGACGCCTTCACGATAAACGAACAGATAGCACTCGGGAAATTGGGCGCAGTCCTTTTCATAAAGATCATGATCGCATTGTCTTTTCCGGCTCCTTTCGGCGCTTGGGCCGCAAAACCCAGGTGCACCCTCTGACTGAAAATGATCATATCCACACACGTTTAACCCACTCCCTTGAAGTCGGCTGTGTTGGCCGCTCTCTGGGTATGATTGTGGGTGAGCTACTGCGTGACCGCCTCCCTGACTGGATTACCCCCGCTGATCTGGGCGTAATCGTACAAACCGCATGCCTTGGGCACGATATCGGTAATCCACCCTTTGGCCACGCGGGTGAGTACGCGATACGCGACTGGTTTCGTCGCGCCCAAGGCAGTGGCCTGCTAGAGGGCCTGTCAGAGGCCGAGCGCGAAGACCTGTTGACCTATGAAGGCAACGCCCAGGGCTTTCGTGTGATTACCCAGATTGAATACAACCAGTTCAATGGCGGAATGCGCCTATCGGCTGCCACGCTCGGAACGCTGCTCAAGTATCCCTGGACAGTTCGCTATAGCGGCCGAGCGGGCAAGTTCGGTGCTTACCAATCGGAGCAAGCCTTGCTAAAAGAGGTCGCCGAGGCGGTTGGTCTGTTGCCCCAGGGGGAGCAGCGCTGGTGTCGCCACCCGCTGGCCTGGCTGGTCGAAGCAGCGGATGATATTTGTTATGCCTTGTTGGATTTAGAAGATGGCCTAGAGATGGGCATTTTGCGCTACGAGGAAGTGGTGGAGATTCTACGCCAAATTGCCGGCGAGTTTCCGCCGGAGTATGTCGAGATGCAGCGTAAAAATGTCTCGCAACGTCGCCGAATAGCGCTACTCAGAGGGGCGGCTATGGAGCGAGCCGTAAACGATGTGGGCGCGGTCTTTGTGCAGCATGAGCAAGCGCTGCTCAGCGGTACCCTAAGCGAAGACCTGTTAGAGCTTTGCCATCCTGATTTAGGATGGGGCGTTCAGGCGGCGAAACAGCTAGCGCGGGAGCGTATCTTCCAGAATGAGCGTAAAGCAAAGCTAGAGATTGGAGCTTACACAACGCTGGGTATACTGCTTGAGGCTTTTATCGGTGCGGCTCACGAGTTGCACCATACCGGGCAAAGCTCCTTTAAGCACCAGCGAGTGCTAGCGTTAATAGGCGAAAATACACCGCTGCCTTCCTGGACACTTTACAATAGCTATCGGCGGATGCTGGACTTTATTGGTGGGATGACTGACCACTACGCGGTTGATCTTGCCCAGGAGATGGGTGGTCGCCTGCGCGGCGACTGA